GTCCTGGGTTGAGGGTTCTGGCATGAAGCTTGGACTGATATCCAAGTCGCTTCTTTTGGGGTTTGCACTCCTGCTTTCCACACTATCATATAACTACGTATACGTATGGAATACCTCTAACAACAACGGCCATATAACCTATGTTCTACGTTACTATGGCCTGCCTTTTCAGTACATCTTCCAGGAGCTGAGCAGCCCTGTGGGTCCCTCCAGCTATTTTAAGGTCTCTGCAGGATATTTCACCGTAGACCTGCTCTTCTGGAGCGCTGTGGCAGCACTGGTAATAATTGCAGTGTCAAGATATATTGCCAAGGGATCTTCTCTAACTCAGCAGGCAGCGGGGGTATAGGTGAGCAGTTTTGAGTAAAGCAGACCAAGTTTTGCTTGGTGTTCACGTTTCTATCTCAGGCTCTATCGACTTAGCTGTAGATAGAGCTCTGACTCTTGGCTGCACAACATTTCAGATGTTCACAAGAAACCCTCAGGGATGGAAGTACGCAGAGCTCGCTGAAGAATCAGTAAAACTCTTCAAGTCAAAGCTGAAGAAGAGCAACATAAAAGTCGCTGTTGACCATATGCCGTATCTTCCAAATCTATCTTCACCTGTAGACAGCATATACCAGAAGTCGCTCGAGGCACTCACCGTGGAGCTGAGGAGGGCAGACTCTCTCAATCTGCAGGAGCTGGTGGTGCACCTCGGGAGCCACATGGGTAAAGGACTAGCATACGGGCAGAGAAGGCTTGCTGAAGCTGTCAGAAAGGCGCTGAATGAAGCTGAACCTTCGTGCCACCTGTTGCTCGAAAACATGTCAGGACAGAAAAATGCAGTAGGTGCAAGCATAGACGACCTGTCAAAGATTATGAAACTCATAGGAGATGATGAGAGGGTTGGTGTATGCCTGGATACATGCCATCTTTACGCCGCTGGTTATGACATAACTACAGAATCAGGGATTGACAAATTGCTCGAAGATTTTGACAGTATGATAGGGATTGACAGGCTCAGGGTTGTGCATCTGAACGATTCGAAGGGTGAGCTGGGTTCAGGACTTGACAGGCACGAAAACATAGGCAAAGGCTACATAGGGAAGAAAGGGTTCAAAAATATTCTTGCCAGGGAGGAGATAACATCCAAGCCTCTGATACTTGAAACACCAGTTGGAAGCGAAGAAGACTACAGGACTGATATGAAGACTGTTAGGGAGCTTCTCAAAGACTGCTAGCATTTAGATGTACGTTTGATATGTCTATAAGTACATGCATCCATCCATCCATGCATATCAGAACTCTTTCTTGACGTTTAACTTCCCTGTTATTCTGTATTTCATCACGTCAAGCTTCAGAAGTTGGATTGCGAGAGCCGGGTCGACCCCTTTGGGGCAGACAAGAGAACATGCTCCTGCAAATTCACAACCCCAGACCCCGTTCATGTCGTCAACTATCTCCAGTCTCTCCTTTTCTCCCTGGTCCCTTGAGTCGTTGTTGTACCTGTACGCTTGGGCCAGAGCTTGGGGTCCTAGGTAAAGGGGGTTTGTATTCGAGATTGGACAGGCATCAACACACAATCCGCATTTTATGCAGTATGAGAAAGGAAGGTAATAGTCGAGCTGCCTTCTTGTCTGAGTGTACTCTTTTTCGGCCCTGAACTTCTCCTCAACATCATCCCTTATCAGCCATGGCTTCACAGACCTGTGTTTTCTGAAGAATTCTTCGAAATCTGTTACCAAGTCCTTAAGAATGGGATGCGCCTCCATCGGGCCGACTTCAATCCTCTCACTGCCGAGCGAAAAGATGTTTG
This Conexivisphaerales archaeon DNA region includes the following protein-coding sequences:
- the sdhB gene encoding succinate dehydrogenase iron-sulfur subunit, whose product is MTAQQLTEQKAASKEIREFTIAVKRSSASSNEFEVQEFRVKADRFTTVLDALLTIKAWQDNTLSIRYSCRMGICGSCAMVINNKPRLACETNIFSLGSERIEVGPMEAHPILKDLVTDFEEFFRKHRSVKPWLIRDDVEEKFRAEKEYTQTRRQLDYYLPFSYCIKCGLCVDACPISNTNPLYLGPQALAQAYRYNNDSRDQGEKERLEIVDDMNGVWGCEFAGACSLVCPKGVDPALAIQLLKLDVMKYRITGKLNVKKEF
- a CDS encoding deoxyribonuclease IV, whose amino-acid sequence is MSKADQVLLGVHVSISGSIDLAVDRALTLGCTTFQMFTRNPQGWKYAELAEESVKLFKSKLKKSNIKVAVDHMPYLPNLSSPVDSIYQKSLEALTVELRRADSLNLQELVVHLGSHMGKGLAYGQRRLAEAVRKALNEAEPSCHLLLENMSGQKNAVGASIDDLSKIMKLIGDDERVGVCLDTCHLYAAGYDITTESGIDKLLEDFDSMIGIDRLRVVHLNDSKGELGSGLDRHENIGKGYIGKKGFKNILAREEITSKPLILETPVGSEEDYRTDMKTVRELLKDC